GAGGGTGTGGACCCGGAGGCGGCCCTGCGGGCGGCGGCCCGGGTCTACCGGGACGCGATACGGGCGGTGGAGGCGGAAGGAAAGGACGGCACGGCGGCCGCGCAGTAGTTAAGGAGGGGCACCGCGGCGGAGCGGCGGGAGCGGCACCGCGACACGGAGCCGGCCGACTCCTCGAAGGGCGCGGCGGACCGCAACGGAACGCGGGGCGTCCCGCACAGCCACGGTGCGGGACGCCCCGGAGCGCCGGAGCGCGGTGTCCGCCGGCCCCGGTCCCCGTGAGGCGCGCCGCGGCGGGCCCGATACCGTCGGGGGGTGACCGACCAGCCCCACCCCCCGACGGCCGACGACTCCGCCCCCGCCCTGTTCACCTGGGAGTTCGCCGCCAACCCCTACCCCGCCTACGCCTGGCTGAGGGAGCACGCCCCGGTGCACCGGACGCGGCTGCCCAGCGGGGTCGAGGCATGGCTGGTCACCCGGTACGGCGACGCCCGGCAGGCCCTCGCCGACCAGCGGCTGAGCAAGGACCCCGCGCACCACGACGAGCCCGCGCACGCCAGGGGCAGGACCGGCATCCCCGGCGAGCGCAAGGCCGAGCTGATGACGCACCTGCTGAACATCGACCCGCCGGACCACACCCGCCTGCGCCGGCTGGTGAGCAAGGCGTTCACGCCCCGCCGGGTCGCCGAGTTCGCGCCCCGCGTGCAGGAGCTGACCGATCTGCTCATCGACCGGTTCGCGCGGACCGGCTCCGCCGACCTCATCCACGAGTTCGCCTTCCCGCTCCCCATCCACGCCGTCTGCGACCTGCTCGGCGTCCCGCGCGAGGACCAGGACGACTTCCGGGACTGGGCGGGCATGATGATCCGGCACGGGGGAGGACCGCGCGGCGGGGTCGCGCGGTCGGTCAAGAGGATGCGGGGCTACCTCGCCGACCTCATCCACCGCAAGCGGGCGGCGCTGCCCGCCGAGCCCACCCCGGGCGAGGACCTGATCTCCGGCCTCATCCGCGCCTCCGACCACGGCGAGCACCTCACCGAGAACGAGGCCGCCGCCATGGCCTTCATCCTCCTCTTCGCCGGTTTCGAGACCACCGTCAACCTCATCGGCAACGGCACCTACGCCCTGCTCACCCACCCCGGGCAGCGCCACCGGCTGCAGCGGTCCCTGGCCGCGGGCGACCGGGACCTGCTGGAGACCGGCGTGGAGGAACTGCTCCGCTACGACGGCCCGGTGGAGCTGGCCACCTGGCGGTTCGCCACCCGGCCGCTCACCCTCGGCGGACAGGACATCGCCGCCGGGGACCCGGTGCTCGTCGTCCTCGCCGCCGCCGACCGGGACCCGGAGCGGTTCGCGGACCCGGACGTGCTGGACCTCGCCCGGCGCGACAACCAGCACCTCGGCTACGGCCACGGCATCCACTACTGCCTCGGCGCCCCGCTCGCCCGGCTGGAGGGCCAGACCGCGCTCGCCACCCTCCTGACCCGCCTGCCCGACCTGCGGCTCGCGGCGGACCCGGCCGAACTGCGCTGGCGCGGCGGACTCATCATGCGCGGCCTGCGCACACTCCCCGTGGAGTTCACGCCGAGCACCTGAGCCCACCGCCTGAGCCCACCGCCACCGAGCCCGCCCGACCCGTGAACGCACCGTCCCCCACCTGCACGGCAGACCCGAACCTCACGTCCCCCGCGCGAAGGTGACAGGTATTCAACTTCGTGATCTTCATGTGATCTGTGCGGCATGAACTTGTGACAAGTGATCGCCTGCCGATACGTTCACCCCTCAGCGCGGCGCCGAGCCCCATCCGCCGCGCGGACCCCGCTGTCGCACGAAAGGCTTCCGCATGCTCTCCGGGAACGGCCGTCACCGTCGCCCCCGCCAGGCTCCGGCCCTCCTCGTCGCGGCCGGAGTGACCGGCTCGGCCATCGCCATCCCGCTCCTCGGCGCCGCGAGCGCCAGCGCGGCCGACGGCACCACGTGGGACAAGGT
This is a stretch of genomic DNA from Streptomyces sp. TG1A-8. It encodes these proteins:
- a CDS encoding cytochrome P450 — translated: MTDQPHPPTADDSAPALFTWEFAANPYPAYAWLREHAPVHRTRLPSGVEAWLVTRYGDARQALADQRLSKDPAHHDEPAHARGRTGIPGERKAELMTHLLNIDPPDHTRLRRLVSKAFTPRRVAEFAPRVQELTDLLIDRFARTGSADLIHEFAFPLPIHAVCDLLGVPREDQDDFRDWAGMMIRHGGGPRGGVARSVKRMRGYLADLIHRKRAALPAEPTPGEDLISGLIRASDHGEHLTENEAAAMAFILLFAGFETTVNLIGNGTYALLTHPGQRHRLQRSLAAGDRDLLETGVEELLRYDGPVELATWRFATRPLTLGGQDIAAGDPVLVVLAAADRDPERFADPDVLDLARRDNQHLGYGHGIHYCLGAPLARLEGQTALATLLTRLPDLRLAADPAELRWRGGLIMRGLRTLPVEFTPST